One stretch of Croceibacterium atlanticum DNA includes these proteins:
- a CDS encoding amidohydrolase, whose product MMGSRVALALGMAGLLAACSAAGANEKPASTAAAPETPYPSTYRAYPGAPTALVGATVFDGAGRRIDNGIVLFSNGTIEAVGGPDLAIPAGYARVDGKGKFVTPGVIDIHSHLGDYPTPAVSAHSDGNEATSPTTPEVWAEHSVWPQDPGFTRALANGGVTALQILPGSANLMGGRSVTLKNVPARTVQGMKFPDAPYSLKMACGENPKRVYGNRGRAPSTRMGNFAVNRQTWLDAKTYADGDRKKRDLAKETLAGVLDGDILIQNHCYRADEMALVLDMAKEMGYKVTAFHHAVESYKITDLLREEDVCSAVWADWYGFKMEAYDAIPENAALIANAGACVVIHSDDANGIQRLNQAAARAQADGRRIGIDIPDEQVIGWFTLNAAKAMGIADRTGSLEDGKMADLVLWNGDPLSVYSRPEKVWIDGALMFDALDPKHRPVSDFELGQPGEGDVK is encoded by the coding sequence ATGATGGGGTCACGCGTCGCCTTGGCGCTGGGAATGGCGGGCCTGCTCGCCGCATGTTCGGCAGCCGGGGCCAATGAAAAACCCGCTTCCACCGCAGCAGCGCCGGAAACGCCCTATCCATCGACCTATCGCGCCTATCCGGGTGCGCCGACGGCGCTGGTCGGGGCCACGGTGTTCGACGGGGCGGGCCGCCGCATCGATAATGGCATCGTGCTCTTTTCCAATGGCACGATCGAAGCCGTTGGCGGGCCCGATCTGGCCATTCCTGCAGGCTATGCCCGCGTGGACGGCAAGGGAAAGTTCGTTACACCGGGCGTAATCGACATCCATTCCCATCTCGGTGACTATCCCACACCCGCCGTCAGCGCCCATTCCGACGGGAATGAAGCGACCAGCCCGACCACGCCCGAAGTCTGGGCCGAACATTCGGTGTGGCCGCAGGATCCGGGCTTTACCCGCGCGCTCGCCAATGGCGGCGTCACCGCACTGCAGATCCTGCCCGGATCGGCAAACCTCATGGGTGGCCGCTCTGTCACGCTGAAGAATGTGCCTGCGCGCACTGTGCAGGGAATGAAATTCCCCGATGCGCCCTACAGCCTGAAGATGGCCTGCGGCGAAAATCCCAAGCGCGTCTATGGCAACAGGGGCCGCGCCCCCTCCACACGGATGGGCAATTTCGCCGTCAACCGGCAGACCTGGCTGGATGCGAAAACCTATGCCGATGGCGATCGCAAGAAACGCGATCTGGCCAAGGAAACGCTGGCCGGCGTGCTGGATGGCGATATCCTGATTCAGAACCACTGCTATCGCGCGGACGAGATGGCCCTTGTCCTCGATATGGCGAAGGAGATGGGTTACAAGGTCACGGCCTTTCACCATGCGGTTGAAAGCTACAAGATCACCGATCTCCTGCGGGAAGAGGATGTCTGCTCCGCCGTCTGGGCCGACTGGTACGGCTTCAAGATGGAAGCCTATGACGCGATCCCGGAAAATGCCGCCCTTATCGCCAATGCCGGCGCCTGCGTGGTGATCCATTCCGACGATGCCAATGGCATACAGCGGCTGAACCAGGCCGCCGCACGGGCACAGGCTGACGGCAGGCGCATCGGTATCGACATTCCCGATGAACAGGTGATCGGCTGGTTCACGCTCAACGCAGCGAAGGCCATGGGCATTGCCGATCGCACGGGTAGCCTGGAAGATGGCAAGATGGCCGATCTGGTACTGTGGAACGGTGATCCGCTGTCGGTCTATTCACGGCCGGAAAAGGTCTGGATCGACGGCGCGCTGATGTTCGATGCGCTGGACCCGAAACATCGGCCGGTCAGCGATTTTGAACTTGGCCAGCCCGGCGAAGGAGATGTGAAATGA
- the dxs gene encoding 1-deoxy-D-xylulose-5-phosphate synthase has product MMSRPETPLLDKVDTPTDLRKLDVHDLRQLADELRAEMIDAVGSTGGHLGSGLGVVELTVALHYVFNTPDDRLIWDVGHQAYPHKILTGRRDRIRTLRQGGGLSGFTKRSESEYDPFGAAHSSTSISAGLGFAVANKLSGSKDKAIAVIGDGAMSAGMAYEAMNNAEQAGNRLVVILNDNDMSIAPPVGGLSAYLARLISSSEYLGLRSLASKVARKLSRRVHTSLGKAEEFTRGMVTGGTLFEELGFYYVGPIDGHNLDHLVPVLENVRDADEGPVLVHVVTQKGKGYAPAENSADKYHGVQKFDVITGEQKKSSGGPPNYQNVFGETLTSLADTDKRICAITAAMPSGTGVDKFAKAHPDRAFDVGIAEQHAVTFAAGLAAQGMRPFCAIYSTFLQRAFDQVVHDVAIQNLPVRFAIDRAGLVGADGATHAGSFDITYLATLPNFVVMAPADEAELALMTYTAAQHDSGPIAFRYPRGAGRGVAIPDQLHALEIGKGRIVRQGSKVALLSLGTRLSEAEKAADLLEAKGLSTTIADLRFAKPLDSELIRKLMTTHDVVVTLEEGSIGGLGAHVLTLASDEGLTDGGLKIRTMRLPDIFQDQDAPEKQYDEAGLNAPQIVSTVLAALRHNSASVEEARA; this is encoded by the coding sequence ATGATGTCCCGGCCCGAAACTCCGCTCCTCGACAAGGTCGATACTCCAACCGATCTGCGAAAGCTGGACGTGCATGATCTGCGCCAGCTTGCGGATGAATTGCGGGCGGAGATGATCGATGCCGTCGGGTCGACCGGCGGCCATCTCGGTTCAGGGCTGGGCGTGGTCGAACTGACCGTGGCCCTGCATTACGTGTTCAACACACCGGATGACCGGCTGATCTGGGATGTGGGCCACCAGGCCTATCCACACAAGATCCTGACCGGGCGGCGCGACCGGATCCGCACATTGCGCCAGGGCGGCGGCCTGTCCGGCTTCACCAAGCGCAGCGAAAGCGAATATGACCCGTTCGGCGCGGCGCATTCCTCCACCTCGATTTCTGCCGGGCTCGGCTTTGCCGTGGCCAATAAATTGTCCGGATCGAAGGACAAGGCGATCGCGGTGATCGGCGACGGCGCGATGAGCGCCGGCATGGCCTATGAAGCGATGAACAATGCCGAACAGGCGGGCAATCGCCTGGTCGTGATCCTGAACGACAATGACATGTCGATCGCCCCGCCGGTGGGCGGGCTGTCGGCCTATCTCGCGCGGCTCATTTCATCTTCCGAATATCTGGGCCTGCGCAGTCTTGCCTCCAAGGTGGCGCGCAAGCTGTCCCGCCGGGTGCACACATCGCTGGGCAAGGCGGAAGAATTTACGCGCGGCATGGTCACTGGCGGCACGTTGTTCGAAGAACTCGGCTTCTACTATGTCGGCCCGATTGACGGGCACAATCTGGACCATCTGGTTCCCGTGCTGGAAAATGTCCGCGATGCGGATGAAGGCCCGGTTCTGGTCCATGTCGTGACGCAGAAGGGCAAGGGCTATGCCCCGGCTGAAAACAGCGCCGACAAATATCACGGTGTCCAGAAATTCGACGTCATCACCGGGGAACAGAAGAAGAGTTCCGGCGGGCCGCCCAATTACCAGAACGTGTTTGGCGAAACGCTGACCAGCCTGGCCGATACGGACAAGCGGATCTGCGCCATCACCGCGGCCATGCCCAGCGGCACCGGGGTGGACAAATTTGCCAAGGCGCATCCGGATCGCGCTTTCGATGTCGGCATTGCCGAACAACATGCCGTGACTTTCGCCGCCGGGCTGGCCGCGCAGGGGATGCGGCCGTTCTGTGCGATCTATTCCACCTTCTTGCAGCGCGCGTTCGACCAGGTCGTTCATGACGTGGCGATCCAGAACCTGCCGGTCCGCTTCGCGATCGACCGGGCCGGGCTGGTGGGCGCCGATGGCGCAACCCATGCCGGCAGTTTCGACATCACCTATCTGGCGACCTTGCCCAATTTCGTGGTCATGGCCCCGGCGGACGAGGCGGAACTGGCGCTCATGACCTACACCGCCGCGCAGCATGACAGCGGACCCATCGCTTTCCGCTATCCGCGCGGGGCGGGCAGGGGCGTTGCCATTCCCGATCAATTGCACGCGCTGGAAATCGGCAAGGGCCGCATCGTCCGGCAGGGCAGCAAGGTTGCCCTGCTCAGCCTCGGCACGCGCCTTTCCGAAGCGGAAAAGGCGGCAGACCTGCTGGAGGCCAAGGGGCTTTCCACCACCATTGCGGACCTGCGTTTTGCCAAGCCGCTGGACAGTGAACTGATCCGCAAGCTGATGACCACGCATGATGTCGTGGTCACGCTGGAAGAAGGCAGCATTGGCGGCCTTGGCGCGCATGTGCTGACGCTGGCCAGCGATGAAGGGCTGACCGATGGGGGCCTGAAGATCCGCACCATGCGCCTGCCTGACATCTTCCAGGATCAGGACGCGCCGGAAAAACAATATGACGAAGCGGGCCTCAACGCACCGCAGATCGTCTCCACCGTGCTGGCGGCCCTGCGCCATAACAGTGCATCAGTGGAAGAAGCGCGGGCCTGA
- the msrA gene encoding peptide-methionine (S)-S-oxide reductase MsrA, translating to MKAPAFLAAAALAVSALNAPAVAAESVFDAPAAEREAKEGAGLKTAIFAGGCFWGVEAVFSHMKGVKSAISGYHGGDADTARYDIVSRGQTDHAEAVKIVYDPSVVRYDQLLRVFFSVVADPTLKDRQGPDRGPQYRAALVPLSKEQRAVAQSYLQQMKKSGVWSKPIVTGIESARTFYPAEKYHQDFAEKNPNHPYIRRWDAPKVEALREMFPSFYSGSFQKG from the coding sequence ATGAAGGCGCCTGCATTTCTCGCTGCGGCCGCGCTTGCGGTTTCGGCCCTGAATGCCCCGGCTGTTGCCGCGGAAAGCGTGTTCGACGCGCCGGCCGCCGAACGGGAAGCCAAGGAAGGGGCAGGCCTCAAGACCGCGATCTTCGCCGGCGGTTGTTTCTGGGGCGTGGAGGCCGTTTTCAGCCACATGAAAGGCGTGAAAAGCGCCATTTCGGGCTACCACGGCGGAGATGCGGATACTGCCAGATACGATATCGTCTCGCGCGGCCAGACCGACCATGCGGAAGCGGTGAAGATCGTCTATGATCCATCCGTCGTGCGGTATGACCAATTGCTGCGCGTGTTCTTTTCCGTCGTGGCCGATCCCACGCTGAAGGACCGCCAGGGGCCGGATCGCGGCCCGCAATATCGCGCCGCTCTGGTGCCGCTCAGCAAGGAACAGCGCGCCGTTGCCCAGTCCTATCTGCAGCAGATGAAGAAAAGCGGCGTCTGGTCAAAGCCGATCGTGACCGGAATCGAAAGTGCCAGGACGTTCTATCCGGCCGAGAAATACCATCAGGATTTTGCCGAGAAGAACCCGAATCATCCCTATATACGCCGGTGGGACGCGCCCAAGGTGGAGGCGCTGCGCGAAATGTTTCCGTCTTTCTACAGCGGTAGTTTCCAGAAAGGATAG
- a CDS encoding Fur family transcriptional regulator: MTGHTHKEHSGARLIEEAEGVLKSSGEQWTAMRADVFEALASQDRPASAYDIAEIVGGKRGKRVAANSVYRILDLFVRTNLANRIESANAYLANSHPGCQHDCIFLICDDCGTATHLDDDKLTGALRDAGHRAGFADVRPVVELRGLCNECAG; encoded by the coding sequence ATGACGGGGCATACTCATAAAGAACATTCGGGGGCGCGGCTCATCGAAGAGGCGGAGGGCGTTCTCAAATCGTCCGGCGAACAATGGACGGCGATGCGCGCCGACGTGTTCGAAGCGCTTGCTTCGCAGGACCGGCCGGCATCCGCCTATGACATTGCCGAAATCGTCGGTGGGAAGCGCGGCAAGAGGGTGGCCGCAAACAGCGTCTATCGCATTCTTGACCTGTTCGTGCGAACCAATCTGGCCAACCGGATCGAAAGTGCGAATGCCTATCTCGCCAACAGCCATCCGGGCTGCCAGCACGATTGCATCTTCCTGATTTGCGACGATTGCGGCACTGCCACCCATCTGGATGACGACAAGCTGACCGGCGCCCTGCGCGACGCCGGGCACCGCGCCGGCTTTGCCGATGTGCGCCCGGTGGTGGAACTGCGTGGCCTGTGCAATGAATGCGCAGGCTGA
- a CDS encoding peptide MFS transporter, with product MKDIALWDEGDWIAAIAAVTLFAVLVIGGMIAARRSQEVVGHPRGLFVLFYTEMWERFSYYGMRALLILYLTKHWLFEDGKASLIYGAYTSLVYITPVLGGWLADRYLGQRKAVLFGGLLLALGHGFMAFEGDGSGFDSDPTISIFWLALSFIIVGSGFLKANISVIVGQLYGITDERRDSAYTIFYMGINTGAALGTILVGYLGETIGWGYGFGLAGIGMVLGLIIFAFGKPALMGQGEPPAPLAKVREYSLYGVGVAAVAGIWFLIQYQNVVGTLLGIAGIILLGYVLFEAFKMEKHPRERIFAIIFLVALQPLFWGLFEQAGGSLNLFTDRYVDRGGVPASLFQSINAIFIVLLGPIFASLWIFLSKRNIEPSTPAKFGLGIVQVGLGFLVFTWGANALGGALVPVFLVFLIYFLHTSGELCLSPVGLSAMNRLAPKHMASLIMGAWFFMTAWGNFVAGKIGEATGGGEGGEMTKEGTLAIYTSIGWLAVGIGVVVMLLAPLVKRWMHLDTLNDDNVGDDLLGADEAGEPQGPGIHPATRPLN from the coding sequence ATGAAGGACATTGCACTGTGGGACGAAGGCGACTGGATCGCCGCCATCGCCGCCGTGACATTGTTCGCAGTTCTCGTGATCGGCGGCATGATCGCCGCCCGCCGGAGCCAGGAAGTGGTCGGCCATCCACGCGGCCTTTTCGTGCTGTTCTATACCGAGATGTGGGAGCGTTTTTCCTATTACGGGATGCGCGCCCTGCTGATCCTGTATCTTACCAAGCACTGGCTGTTTGAAGACGGCAAGGCGAGCCTGATCTACGGCGCCTATACCAGCCTGGTCTATATCACGCCCGTGCTGGGCGGCTGGCTGGCGGACCGTTACCTGGGCCAGCGCAAGGCGGTTCTGTTCGGCGGTCTGCTGCTTGCCCTCGGCCATGGTTTCATGGCCTTTGAAGGTGACGGCAGCGGGTTCGACAGCGATCCGACCATCAGCATCTTCTGGCTCGCCCTCTCCTTCATCATCGTCGGGTCAGGCTTCCTGAAAGCCAATATCTCGGTGATCGTCGGCCAGCTATACGGCATTACGGACGAGAGGCGGGACAGCGCCTATACCATCTTCTACATGGGCATTAACACCGGCGCCGCACTGGGCACGATCCTGGTCGGCTATCTGGGCGAGACGATCGGCTGGGGCTATGGCTTTGGCCTCGCCGGTATCGGCATGGTGCTGGGCCTGATCATCTTCGCCTTCGGCAAACCGGCCCTGATGGGTCAGGGTGAACCGCCCGCACCACTGGCCAAGGTGCGCGAATATTCGCTCTATGGCGTTGGCGTTGCCGCGGTGGCCGGGATCTGGTTCCTGATCCAGTATCAGAACGTGGTGGGCACGCTGCTGGGCATCGCGGGCATCATCCTGCTCGGCTACGTCCTGTTCGAAGCGTTCAAGATGGAAAAACACCCGCGCGAAAGGATCTTCGCGATCATTTTCCTCGTCGCGCTGCAACCCCTGTTCTGGGGCCTGTTCGAACAGGCTGGCGGCAGTCTCAACCTGTTCACGGACCGCTATGTCGATCGCGGCGGCGTTCCTGCTTCGCTGTTCCAGTCGATCAATGCGATCTTCATCGTCCTTCTCGGACCGATCTTCGCTTCGCTGTGGATCTTCCTGAGCAAGCGCAACATCGAACCCTCGACCCCGGCCAAGTTCGGTCTCGGCATCGTTCAGGTCGGGCTGGGCTTCCTGGTATTCACCTGGGGGGCGAATGCACTGGGCGGCGCGCTGGTGCCCGTCTTCCTCGTCTTCCTGATCTATTTCCTGCACACTTCGGGCGAATTGTGCCTGTCCCCGGTCGGGCTTTCGGCCATGAACAGGCTGGCGCCCAAGCACATGGCTTCGCTGATCATGGGTGCGTGGTTCTTCATGACGGCGTGGGGCAATTTCGTTGCCGGCAAGATCGGTGAAGCCACCGGCGGCGGCGAAGGCGGCGAAATGACCAAGGAAGGCACGCTTGCCATCTACACTTCGATCGGCTGGCTGGCCGTCGGGATCGGCGTGGTCGTCATGCTGCTGGCCCCGCTGGTGAAACGCTGGATGCATCTGGATACGCTGAACGATGACAATGTGGGCGATGATCTGCTGGGCGCGGACGAAGCGGGGGAACCGCAGGGTCCGGGCATCCACCCGGCAACCCGCCCGCTCAACTGA
- a CDS encoding FKBP-type peptidyl-prolyl cis-trans isomerase, with protein sequence MKHTLLALIAAAGITGTATAQDAQPEHGAAWFNQQTLALAERAAAGWNAMPGGLLWRRVKGDGTGPAPTLDDTVTVHYAGTLADGTRFDSSYDRGEPATFPLRGLVPAWQMAIPYMGIGDTIEIAAPATLAYGPRGRGPIPGGATLLFTVELLGIEGVAAD encoded by the coding sequence ATGAAGCACACCCTCCTCGCCCTGATAGCTGCGGCGGGCATTACCGGCACTGCGACAGCGCAGGATGCACAACCCGAACATGGTGCCGCATGGTTCAACCAGCAGACGCTGGCCCTGGCCGAACGTGCTGCGGCTGGCTGGAATGCCATGCCCGGCGGCCTGCTCTGGCGCCGGGTAAAAGGGGACGGCACCGGCCCCGCGCCCACGCTGGATGACACGGTGACCGTGCATTATGCGGGCACTCTGGCGGACGGCACCAGGTTCGATTCTTCCTATGACCGCGGCGAACCGGCCACTTTCCCCCTGCGCGGTCTGGTGCCGGCATGGCAGATGGCCATCCCCTATATGGGCATTGGCGATACGATCGAAATCGCCGCCCCCGCGACCCTTGCCTATGGCCCGCGCGGCCGCGGCCCGATCCCGGGCGGCGCGACCTTGCTGTTCACGGTTGAGCTACTGGGGATCGAAGGAGTGGCGGCCGACTGA
- a CDS encoding GntR family transcriptional regulator has product MSDNRPVYLRLRELIAAAIIEGRYAEGDMLPSVRAFAAEQGANPLTVAKAYQQFQADGLIRVQRGVGMFVREGAAEQLRRAERAAFLEEEWPQLRARMARLGIEPAELLDKA; this is encoded by the coding sequence ATGTCCGACAATCGCCCCGTCTATCTGCGCCTGCGTGAATTGATTGCCGCGGCGATCATCGAAGGGCGCTATGCGGAAGGGGACATGCTGCCATCGGTTCGCGCCTTCGCGGCGGAACAGGGGGCCAATCCATTGACTGTGGCCAAGGCCTATCAGCAGTTCCAGGCCGACGGGCTGATCCGCGTGCAGCGCGGCGTCGGCATGTTCGTTCGCGAAGGCGCGGCGGAACAGCTGCGCAGGGCGGAACGTGCAGCCTTCCTGGAAGAGGAATGGCCGCAATTGCGCGCGCGGATGGCAAGGCTGGGGATCGAACCGGCCGAATTGCTGGATAAAGCCTGA
- a CDS encoding amidohydrolase family protein, protein MIARLLAGAAIALCALPVAAQDFTVSNARLVLGDGSEPIENGHVVVKDGRIAAAGAGAAPEMSGTAVDAQGRWVTPGLFVAMTDLGLWDVDGVDDSNDASPRGTVFSAALDVAPAINPSSEHIAIGRAAGVTRATVTAYPGGSIFAGQGAVIDLGDDADSVQKARAFQFVVLGESGARIAGRSRLAAHAAFRNALREASDLAARQNLSDAADPRMAGSREERPGDALLTRFDAAALIPVVQGRQPLYVSVERAADIRSTLTLRQEFPELELVLVGAAEGWLVADEIAAAGVPVLAQGLTDLPSSFEMLGSTQSNIGRMHAAGVKVGFGGFFNTTDYPRWAPQYAGNLVALNAIPGATGLSWAEAFAAISSIPAEISGMGGEAGILKPGARADLVFWDGDPLEVTSAPTRVFVDGVEQSLETRQTRLRDRYRIPAPGALPKAYDW, encoded by the coding sequence ATGATCGCGCGCCTGCTTGCCGGCGCGGCGATCGCCCTTTGCGCCCTCCCCGTCGCCGCGCAGGATTTCACGGTCAGCAATGCCCGGCTCGTATTGGGTGATGGCAGCGAACCGATCGAAAATGGCCATGTCGTGGTGAAGGACGGCAGGATCGCCGCCGCCGGGGCGGGGGCCGCGCCCGAAATGTCCGGAACTGCCGTCGATGCGCAGGGTCGCTGGGTAACGCCCGGCCTGTTCGTGGCCATGACCGATCTTGGCCTGTGGGATGTCGACGGTGTCGATGACAGCAATGATGCAAGTCCGCGCGGGACGGTTTTTAGCGCCGCGCTGGATGTGGCGCCGGCCATCAATCCCTCTTCCGAACATATCGCCATCGGCCGTGCCGCCGGTGTGACGCGCGCAACCGTCACCGCCTATCCCGGCGGATCCATCTTCGCCGGGCAGGGTGCCGTGATCGACCTGGGTGACGATGCCGACAGCGTGCAGAAGGCGCGCGCCTTCCAGTTCGTCGTCCTTGGGGAAAGCGGGGCAAGGATTGCCGGACGCAGCCGCCTTGCCGCCCATGCCGCCTTCCGCAACGCCCTTCGCGAAGCGAGCGATCTGGCCGCACGGCAGAACCTTTCCGATGCTGCGGATCCGCGCATGGCAGGCAGCCGGGAAGAACGGCCCGGCGATGCCCTGCTGACCCGTTTCGATGCCGCGGCACTGATCCCCGTGGTGCAGGGCAGGCAGCCGCTATATGTTTCGGTGGAGCGGGCGGCAGACATCCGTTCCACGCTGACGCTAAGGCAGGAATTCCCCGAACTGGAACTGGTGCTGGTGGGCGCTGCCGAAGGCTGGCTGGTCGCGGATGAGATTGCCGCTGCCGGTGTGCCGGTGCTGGCCCAGGGGCTGACCGATCTGCCCAGCAGTTTCGAAATGCTGGGGTCCACACAGTCCAATATCGGGCGGATGCACGCTGCCGGTGTGAAAGTGGGTTTTGGCGGCTTCTTCAACACCACCGATTATCCGCGCTGGGCACCGCAATATGCCGGCAATCTGGTGGCATTGAACGCCATTCCCGGCGCAACAGGGCTGAGCTGGGCCGAGGCGTTTGCCGCCATCAGCTCCATCCCGGCGGAAATCAGCGGGATGGGCGGGGAAGCAGGCATCCTGAAACCCGGCGCGCGTGCCGATCTGGTGTTCTGGGACGGCGATCCGCTGGAAGTGACCTCCGCCCCGACGCGGGTGTTCGTGGACGGGGTGGAACAATCGCTGGAAACCCGCCAGACGAGATTGCGCGACCGCTATCGCATCCCGGCGCCCGGCGCGCTGCCCAAGGCATATGACTGGTAA
- the purH gene encoding bifunctional phosphoribosylaminoimidazolecarboxamide formyltransferase/IMP cyclohydrolase codes for MGEVTIRRALLSVSDKSGVVELASRLAKGGVELVSTGGTARALRDAGLDVRDVSDLTGFPEMMDGRVKTLHPMVHGGLLAIRDDADHAAAMEAHDIGPIDLLVCNLYPFEETVARGAGREEIIENIDIGGPSMIRSASKNHAYVTIVTEPSDYAALLDEMAENDGATTRAFRIRMAAKAFARTASYDAAIANWFAWGDAYTNELGPDALGATPFPAVMPLAFQRQAELRYGENPHQQAAIYVGQSAGAVGIPQAQQVQGKELSYNNYNDADAALELLSEFRGQDPAVVIVKHANPCGVAQAPSLLDAWKNALACDSVSAFGGIVALNRPLDGPTAEAICEIFTEVVIAPGADDAARSAFAAKKNLRLLLLEDLPDPRRQGFQLKTIAGGLLLQGRDNGAVVAADCKVVTKRAPTEQELADCLFAWNVARHVKSNAIVFAKDGATAGIGAGQMNRRDSARIAAMRAREAAEAAGWAQPRTIGSAMASDAFLPFADGLQAAVDAGATAVIQPGGAMRDEEVIAAADDAGLAMVFTGMRHFRH; via the coding sequence ATGGGAGAGGTGACGATCCGGCGGGCGCTGCTTTCAGTGTCCGACAAGAGCGGTGTTGTCGAACTGGCCTCCCGACTCGCCAAGGGCGGGGTCGAGCTGGTTTCCACGGGTGGCACGGCCCGCGCATTGCGCGATGCCGGGCTGGATGTTCGCGATGTTTCCGATCTCACCGGCTTTCCGGAAATGATGGACGGAAGGGTCAAGACCCTGCACCCGATGGTCCATGGCGGCCTGCTGGCCATCCGCGATGATGCAGATCATGCCGCCGCGATGGAAGCGCATGATATCGGGCCGATCGATCTGCTCGTCTGCAATCTCTACCCGTTTGAAGAGACGGTGGCCCGCGGCGCCGGGCGTGAAGAGATTATCGAGAATATCGACATTGGCGGGCCATCCATGATCCGGTCGGCATCGAAGAACCATGCCTATGTGACGATCGTGACCGAACCTTCCGATTATGCCGCCCTGCTGGACGAAATGGCGGAGAATGACGGGGCGACCACGCGCGCCTTCCGCATCCGCATGGCTGCCAAGGCATTTGCCCGCACCGCATCCTATGATGCGGCGATCGCCAACTGGTTCGCCTGGGGCGATGCCTATACCAACGAACTCGGGCCCGATGCCCTGGGCGCAACGCCTTTCCCGGCCGTGATGCCGTTGGCGTTCCAGCGCCAGGCTGAACTGCGCTATGGCGAAAACCCGCATCAGCAGGCGGCCATCTATGTCGGCCAGAGCGCGGGTGCCGTGGGTATCCCGCAGGCGCAACAGGTGCAGGGCAAGGAACTCAGCTACAATAATTACAACGATGCCGATGCGGCGCTGGAATTGCTGTCCGAATTTCGCGGACAGGATCCGGCCGTGGTCATTGTCAAACACGCCAATCCCTGCGGCGTCGCGCAGGCACCCAGCCTGCTGGATGCTTGGAAGAACGCACTCGCTTGCGACAGCGTTTCCGCCTTTGGCGGGATTGTCGCGCTCAACCGCCCGCTGGATGGCCCCACGGCAGAGGCGATCTGCGAAATCTTCACCGAAGTGGTGATCGCCCCCGGCGCGGACGATGCGGCCCGATCTGCCTTTGCCGCCAAGAAGAATCTTCGTCTGCTGTTGCTGGAGGATCTGCCCGATCCGCGCCGGCAGGGCTTCCAGCTGAAGACCATTGCCGGTGGCCTGCTGCTGCAGGGCAGGGATAATGGCGCGGTCGTGGCGGCGGATTGCAAGGTGGTGACAAAGCGCGCACCGACCGAGCAGGAACTGGCCGATTGCCTGTTTGCATGGAATGTCGCCCGCCATGTCAAATCCAACGCCATCGTCTTTGCCAAGGACGGCGCGACCGCCGGGATCGGTGCCGGGCAGATGAATCGCCGGGACAGTGCCCGGATCGCCGCGATGCGTGCCCGTGAAGCGGCCGAGGCGGCAGGCTGGGCCCAGCCGCGCACGATAGGCAGCGCGATGGCATCGGATGCTTTTCTGCCCTTTGCGGACGGATTGCAGGCCGCGGTCGATGCCGGTGCCACGGCGGTGATCCAGCCGGGCGGCGCGATGCGGGACGAAGAAGTGATCGCGGCTGCCGATGATGCGGGCCTGGCGATGGTCTTCACCGGAATGCGCCACTTCCGCCACTAG